A window from Exiguobacterium marinum DSM 16307 encodes these proteins:
- a CDS encoding DegV family protein produces MTKIAWITDSMANFSQEEAARLGVDIVPIQLIVDGNGYSETNLSLEDLHRYMIDQKKEAKTSQPIFGDFIGRYERLKEEGYDCAIAVHCSNGLSSTAKNSKAAAEAADFKVYTIDSHAALEAQQELVRIGKAAEQEGKSVEEIVALLEAWRDKKNFFMIIGNMETMRRGGRVSSGEMFLANILNIKPIITLDETGKVIPFKKARSLKKAYAEMVGELERRHAENGVKDNRVFVQTALSPKMQDDFVALIESKLPGLEVVRTRFCPSIAVHAGFETVGVLWLDA; encoded by the coding sequence ATGACAAAAATCGCATGGATTACCGACAGCATGGCCAACTTCTCCCAAGAAGAAGCAGCACGACTCGGTGTAGATATCGTTCCGATTCAGTTGATTGTGGACGGTAACGGCTATAGTGAAACAAATCTCTCGCTTGAAGACTTACATCGGTATATGATTGACCAAAAGAAAGAAGCGAAGACGTCACAACCGATTTTCGGAGATTTCATTGGGCGCTATGAGCGCTTAAAAGAGGAAGGGTACGATTGTGCCATCGCCGTCCATTGTTCGAACGGATTGAGCAGCACAGCGAAAAACTCAAAAGCAGCGGCAGAAGCGGCTGACTTCAAAGTATATACGATCGACTCGCATGCTGCGCTCGAAGCGCAACAAGAACTCGTCCGAATCGGTAAGGCCGCCGAACAAGAAGGCAAGTCGGTCGAAGAGATCGTCGCACTGCTCGAGGCATGGCGCGACAAGAAGAACTTCTTCATGATTATCGGCAACATGGAAACGATGCGCCGGGGCGGTCGAGTTTCTTCCGGAGAGATGTTCCTTGCGAACATCTTGAACATCAAACCGATTATCACGCTCGATGAGACAGGAAAAGTCATTCCGTTTAAAAAGGCACGTTCGTTGAAGAAGGCGTATGCGGAGATGGTCGGCGAACTCGAACGTCGTCATGCGGAGAACGGTGTGAAGGATAACCGTGTATTCGTCCAGACGGCACTCTCACCAAAGATGCAAGACGACTTTGTCGCGCTCATCGAGTCGAAATTACCGGGTCTCGAAGTGGTGCGGACACGATTCTGTCCATCCATCGCGGTACATGCCGGCTTTGAAACTGTCGGTGTCTTGTGGCTCGACGCTTAA
- a CDS encoding thioredoxin family protein gives MEAMTTLTGLNERIAGVEQLLVYVSHPGCSVCHALKPQIEEMLQQFPEIESVAVDSDEVPEIAGTFSIFTVPVVLFFINGKEMLRRARFVPIGELTHQLERMQEMRQA, from the coding sequence ATGGAAGCAATGACAACCTTGACTGGATTGAATGAACGGATTGCGGGCGTGGAACAACTGCTCGTCTATGTCTCTCATCCAGGGTGCAGTGTCTGTCATGCGCTGAAACCTCAAATCGAAGAGATGCTCCAACAGTTCCCTGAAATCGAATCAGTCGCGGTGGATTCGGACGAAGTCCCTGAAATAGCAGGAACTTTCTCCATTTTCACCGTACCGGTCGTCCTCTTTTTCATCAATGGGAAAGAGATGCTGCGCCGGGCACGATTCGTCCCAATCGGTGAACTGACGCATCAACTCGAACGTATGCAAGAAATGAGACAAGCATGA